In one Desulfomicrobium escambiense DSM 10707 genomic region, the following are encoded:
- a CDS encoding head maturation protease, ClpP-related yields MSARLSARELLARAESEALARQKAGKPVLTSPAPTFNAAKSEATLYIYDAIGSWFGIDPREWVPEFALITAKTIHLRINSPGGAVLDAEAMRVAIAQHPAKVIAHVDGLCASAATGLAIAANEVEMASGGAFMIHNSWGVCAGGEEEMLNYAALLRQTTNNIVQTYRAKTGKPEKQIREWMNAETWFTAAEALHHGFVDRIFTPGQAADPDKERRARALALAELSLNNF; encoded by the coding sequence ATGAGCGCCCGACTCTCTGCGCGTGAGTTGCTGGCCCGGGCCGAGTCCGAGGCCCTGGCCCGGCAGAAGGCTGGCAAGCCCGTCCTGACAAGCCCCGCCCCTACATTCAACGCGGCCAAGTCTGAGGCCACGCTCTACATCTACGACGCCATCGGGAGTTGGTTTGGCATCGACCCCCGCGAATGGGTGCCGGAGTTCGCCCTTATCACGGCGAAAACCATTCATCTGCGCATCAACTCCCCTGGTGGTGCAGTTCTCGACGCTGAAGCAATGCGCGTTGCCATCGCCCAACACCCTGCAAAGGTCATTGCCCATGTCGACGGGCTTTGCGCGTCCGCAGCAACGGGCCTAGCCATCGCGGCCAACGAGGTGGAAATGGCATCCGGCGGCGCGTTCATGATCCACAATAGCTGGGGCGTCTGCGCCGGCGGCGAAGAGGAAATGCTCAATTATGCTGCCCTGCTTCGTCAGACCACGAACAACATCGTGCAGACCTACCGGGCCAAGACCGGCAAGCCGGAGAAGCAGATTCGCGAGTGGATGAACGCGGAAACGTGGTTCACGGCGGCGGAAGCCCTCCACCACGGATTCGTGGACCGGATTTTCACGCCCGGCCAAGCGGCGGACCCGGACAAAGAACGACGCGCCCGCGCCCTGGCCCTGGCTGAACTTTCCCTGAACAATTTTTAA